A stretch of Babesia bigemina genome assembly Bbig001, chromosome : III DNA encodes these proteins:
- a CDS encoding ATP-BINDING CASSETTE TRANSPORTER, putative — protein MQRSTDKPRLSDNEITAAYNSESKDYVGREYPPSPKTYDDRGLLRFVFIGWAKSWVNYICTHFVTPETVHRLPKADQISYWQPILSKHISDGLLRLEKAESDAVLKNDASKRTTPYRSVLLRAILLTFWRRIVLTLLLMMLMSITTVGTVVLLKHLLKTLSQKDQVWGNIVGVVLSIVGVEVLSTFLDQHTNLYNMRLQNVMEVAISLTLFQHGLCHRKDYTNAMQRCAVREGCKGAVHSWPPVNDSCCEDPLVCPARRHKNNELPPSMYTFLFVDTYFIISLVDATVMLMRFACNMTLGMVLIYTQTGMSVLWPMLVIVGITLLMVLVEAVNGLNISHALQSKDERISKSSEIIGSMKLLEMMGIEDVGYEIMKNSRDDELSVLQTRLTFFSINRSLMRVIGTVVYLVVIIDFIRKLKIAPNDSSFDISAPITLLHIVSTIVGSFDHLLKSLKMVVEGVASMRRVERFIRECSPNFYATRPEAHSDTLENELTVHDPRGDSTMHYYTLVLFKNASFSWLASRQDALTPKDTDSFVLANITFELERGDVKIITGNQGCGKTSFIKAMLGEMSLVSGSMAVAPLSTGMPIFYTSQEVWLPSGSIRSIITFGYAFDEDIYRQVTCAVELESDFASWEDGDMRVISEKGYSLSGGQRVRLSLARALYAYLIFSKANERLVGDRCCFLVCLDEPFNGLDPAVAGTIFNNLFNKETGLLVRDDVAVVMAMSPVTISICTSLDILDNLVEIHVHNITGGQVSIMDFMGKQPPGGIKPHVGPYEDKISELENKGPYNSFATLRKSNLMDSKQYGFVKGIQTRRAEEDHEMHNSPGDVEAQNKKCLTGPAYGTYISAMGIWYSVAVSVLLTSGVALDKVFGVLVARWSDLVKRLENQEGDDILKANQIMSEHEETARKMGILATIFIILIFAGMFTAIFANIRASRRIHEYIMNSLFNKSSTEAKVKGSLATTVTFLSSDIYYIDEHIGRFIVATLFSLLSICVQFITICYSTPILSPIPIVIIIVLYFFVCKSYLMASKKLQWVMLEANNSINAVYGDVISGSEIYRSFRREQLCVDRVRDYSESFFGIKFLKIAVTSWAMLTCKLFISFMVLSAAFVPVLYAYVRGVELKVAQVGLGISYSLGINALLNTFIFNFSMLEKQMCSMVRFREYFLQTKIRLDAVDKKVEMVPCSSSLRENAEHMHKHLIELIQRRKHEFRQCMFRRYRSIISTLLYRPKFEFVDIGDYFAGEHMSLELDNVMVPEPAEEFNANKNYILKGVTASTRAGDVVGIVGRTGAGKSTLLSVLQNIASKREGSVLLDGRELNSIPRKVLRHIIGVLPQMPFVFKGWTLRRFLDPRMLHSDEEILHALECCGLLDMVKSLPGTDPLDAVLAHEDIRVQRGYYVIIPLIRLKRGLTSTRSDDGEGGVSGERPDGNVACFSMSQLRSLSFARLVLYRMTYRILLIDEPPSDNCAGHEDADQAGGSPSGAEASSDASVPIYDLVRMFFSHCTTFIVAHDKNVLRSCTSVWLMQSGTLVERCSTQEFMARGMPSTGVTDAECCSPLRLY, from the coding sequence ATGCAGCGCTCTACGGATAAGCCGCGCCTTAGCGATAATGAGATAACCGCCGCTTATAATAGCGAAAGCAAGGACTATGTTGGTCGAGAATACCCACCGTCGCCCAAAACCTACGATGACCGGGGCTTGCTGAGATTCGTTTTCATTGGCTGGGCAAAATCATGGGTGAACTACATCTGCACTCATTTTGTCACCCCGGAGACTGTGCACCGGCTCCCGAAAGCCGACCAGATCTCGTACTGGCAGCCGATACTGTCGAAACACATCAGCGACGGACTGCTCAGATTGGAGAAGGCTGAGTCGGATGCGGTACTAAAGAACGATGCCTCTAAGAGGACAACGCCATATCGCAGCGTACTTCTTCGTGCAATCCTGCTCACCTTCTGGCGGCGCATAGTGCTGACGCTGTTGTTGATGATGCTGATGAGCATAACCACCGTTGGGACCGTCGTGCTTCTGAAGCATCTGCTGAAAACATTATCTCAGAAGGATCAAGTATGGGGTAATATTGTCGGAGTTGTATTATCGATAGTAGGTGTCGAGGTATTAAGCACTTTTCTTGACCAGCACACGAACTTGTACAACATGCGTCTGCAAAATGTCATGGAAGTGGCAATATCGCTCACGCTTTTCCAGCATGGTTTGTGCCATCGCAAGGACTATacaaacgcgatgcagcgcTGCGCCGTTCGTGAGGGGTGCAAAGGCGCTGTTCATTCGTGGCCACCGGTGAATGACAGTTGTTGCGAAGACCCCCTCGTATGCCCGGCCCGACGTCACAAAAACAACGAGCTCCCACCAAGCATGTACACGTTCCTATTCGTCGACACATATTTCATAATATCTCTCGTGGACGCCACCGTGATGCTTATGCGCTTCGCGTGCAACATGACTCTGGGCATGGTTCTCATATACACCCAAACAGGCATGAGCGTCCTATGGCCCATGCTTGTTATCGTCGGCATCACGCTTCTCATGGTGCTTGTGGAAGCTGTGAACGGGCTCAACATATCGCACGCTCTCCAATCAAAGGACGAACGTATTTCAAAAAGTTCGGAAATTATCGGCTCCATGAAGTTGTTGGAGATGATGGGCATCGAAGATGTCGGGTATGAGATAATGAAAAACAGCCGTGATGATGAGCTGTCGGTGCTGCAAACTCGTTTAACGTTTTTCTCGATCAACAGGTCCTTAATGCGGGTGATAGGTACTGTTGTCTACCTGGTTGTTATCATTGATTTCATAAGGAAGTTGAAGATAGCCCCAAACGACAGCAGTTTTGACATATCTGCGCCGATCACCTTGCTTCACATAGTTAGCACCATCGTTGGAtccttcgaccacctgctAAAAAGTTTGAAGATGGTCGTGGAAGGGGTGGCATCCATGCGCAGAGTGGAGAGGTTCATTCGCGAGTGCTCTCCTAACTTCTATGCGACGAGACCGGAGGCTCATTCTGACACACTGGAGAATGAGTTGACAGTACATGACCCAAGAGGAGATTCGACAATGCATTACTACACATTAGTGCTGTTTAAGAATGCTTCTTTCAGTTGGCTTGCCAGCAGGCAAGATGcactgactccaaaggatACGGATTCTTTTGTGCTTGCCAATATTACCTTCGAGCTGGAGCGTGGCGATGTGAAGATCATCACCGGCAACCAGGGTTGTGGTAAAACTAGCTTCATCAAAGCGATGCTGGGCGAGATGAGTCTGGTGTCGGGTAGCATGGCGGTTGCTCCGCTGTCAACGGGTATGCCCATTTTCTACACATCGCAGGAGGTGTGGCTGCCGAGCGGTAGCATCCGTTCGATCATCACGTTCGGGTACGcgttcgacgaggacatcTACCGTCAGGTGACGTGTGCGGTTGAGCTGGAGTCTGACTTTGCTTCTTGGGAGGATGGCGACATGCGTGTGATCTCCGAGAAGGGCTATTCGCTGAGCGGCGGCCAGCGCGTGAGGCTGAGTCTGGCGCGTGCTCTCTACGCGTACTTGATATTCAGCAAGGCCAACGAACGCTTGGTCGGCGACCGGTGCTGCTTCTTGGTATGCCTGGACGAGCCTTTCAACGGGTTGGATCCGGCCGTCGCAGGCACCATATTCAACAACCTCTTCAACAAGGAGACGGGCTTGCTCGTAAGGGATGACGTCGCCGTAGTCATGGCAATGTCACCTGTGACTATTTCCATATGCACTTCACTCGACATATTAGATAACCTGGTAGAAATCCATGTCCACAACATTACTGGAGGCCAGGTATCCATAATGGATTTCATGGGGAAACAGCCACCAGGCGGAATCAAGCCTCACGTCGGCCCATATGAGGACAAAATATCAGAGTTAGAAAACAAAGGCCCTTACAACAGTTTTGCAACCTTAAGAAAGAGTAATTTGATGGATTCGAAGCAATACGGTTTTGTGAAGGGCATACAGACACGTAGAGCAGAAGAAGACCATGAAATGCACAATTCGCCAGGGGACGTGGAGGCCCAGAACAAAAAATGTCTAACAGGTCCTGCATATGGGACTTACATTTCTGCAATGGGCATATGGTAcagtgttgcagtttcAGTGCTGTTAACTTCGGGGGTTGCTTTAGACAAGGTTTTCGGAGTTCTCGTGGCCCGCTGGTCAGACCTCGTCAAGAGGTTGGAAAACCAGGAAGGCGATGACATACTGAAGGCGAATCAAATAATGAGCGAACACGAAGAGACTGCGCGAAAAATGGGAATCCTGGCCACAATTTTCATCATTCTCATCTTTGCGGGGATGTTCACCGCCATATTTGCGAACATCCGCGCATCCAGGAGGATACACGAATACATCATGAATTCTCTGTTTAACAAGTCTTCCACCGAGGCTAAAGTGAAGGGTTCGTTGGCAACTACAGTGACGTTTCTGTCATCAGATATATATTACATAGATGAGCACATTGGACGATTCATCGTGGCTACACTCTTCTCCTTACTGAGCATCTGTGTGCAGTTCATCACCATTTGTTACTCCACCCCTATTCTGTCCCCCATACCAATTGTGATTATTATTGTCCTATATTTCTTTGTTTGTAAATCTTATCTCATGGCTTCGAAGAAGTTGCAATGGGTAATGTTGGAAGCCAACAATTCTATAAACGCAGTATATGGTGATGTAATTTCTGGTTCTGAAATTTACAGGAGCTTCCGAAGGGAGCAGCTGTGCGTGGACCGTGTCCGCGATTATTCGGAGAGCTTTTTCGGTATAAAGTTTCTTAAGATAGCCGTCACTTCGTGGGCCATGTTGACATGTAAGCTTTTCATATCCTTTATGGTTTTAAGTGCTGCCTTCGTGCCCGTTTTATATGCGTATGTAAGGGGAGTGGAGTTGAAGGTGGCTCAAGTAGGCTTAGGGATTTCGTATTCTTTGGGCATAAACGCCCTACTTAATACCTTCATTTTTAACTTTTCCATGCTGGAAAAACAAATGTGTTCCATGGTCCGTTTCCGGGAATATTTCCTCCAGACCAAGATTCGTTTGGATGCCGTTGACAAGAAAGTAGAGATGGTGCCATGTAGTTCCTCGCTACGTGAGAACGCCGAACATATGCATAAACATTTGATCGAACTTATACAGCGTCGGAAACATGAGTTCCGCCAATGTATGTTCAGGAGGTATAGGTCCATTATCAGCACACTACTATATCGTCCGAAATTTGAATTTGTGGACATCGGCGACTACTTTGCAGGGGAGCACATGAGCCTCGAACTGGATAATGTTATGGTGCCAGAACCTGCTGAGGAATTCAACGCCAACAAGAATTACATCCTGAAGGGCGTGACTGCGAGCACTCGTGCTGGCGATGTGGTTGGTATAGTGGGTCGTACTGGCGCTGGTAAGAGTACGCTGTTGAGTGTGCTGCAGAACATTGCATCGAAAAGGGAAGGATCCGTGTTGCTCGACGGTCGGGAGTTGAACAGCATCCCTCGTAAGGTGCTGCGCCACATCATCGGCGTGTTGCCCCAGATGCCTTTTGTGTTCAAGGGGTGGACCCTGCGTCGTTTCCTGGACCCGCGTATGTTGCACTCTGACGAGGAGATCTTGCACGCCCTGGAGTGCTGCGGCTTGTTGGACATGGTCAAATCTCTGCCTGGCACCGATCCGCTGGACGCTGTATTAGCGCACGAGGACATACGGGTGCAAAGGGGCTACTACGTGATAATTCCCCTGATACGTCTGAAGCGTGGACTCACTTCAACCCGTTCCGATGACGGCGAGGGAGGCGTGTCGGGTGAGCGTCCCGATGGCAACGTGGCGTGCTTCTCGATGAGCCAGCTGCGGTCGCTGTCGTTTGCTCGTCTGGTGCTGTATCGCATGACTTATCGCATTCTGCTGATCGACGAGCCGCCCTCCGACAACTGCGCGGGTCACGAGGATGCGGATCAGGCAGGTGGCAGCCCGTCCGGGGCTGAGGCATCGAGCGACGCGTCAGTGCCCATCTACGACCTGGTGCGGATGTTCTTCAGCCACTGCACGACGTTCATCGTGGCGCATGACAAGAACGTGCTGAGGTCGTGCACGTCGGTCTGGCTGATGCAGAGCGGCACGCTAGTCGAAC